The following coding sequences are from one Panthera leo isolate Ple1 chromosome E1, P.leo_Ple1_pat1.1, whole genome shotgun sequence window:
- the SPATA20 gene encoding spermatogenesis-associated protein 20 isoform X2, with translation MSHLSSPPPKHKGEHKGHGLPRGSERGSSSRDKDRSVTVSSSGPMPAGGKGSRTNCSPSTPQKVPNRLINEKSPYLLQHAYNPVDWYPWGQEAFDKARKENKPIFLSVGYSTCHWCHMMEEESFQNEEIGRLLSEDFVSVKVDREERPDVDKVYMTFVQATSSGGGWPMNVWLTPNLQPFVGGTYFPPEDGLTRVGFRTVLLRIREQWKQNKNTLLENSQRVTAALLARSEISMGDRQLPPSGATMNSRCFQQLDEGYDEEYGGFAEAPKFPTPVILSFLFSYWLSHRLTQDGSRAQQMALHTLKMMANGGIRDHVGQGFHRYSTDRQWHIPHFEKMLYDQAQLAVAYSQAFQISGDEFYSDVARGILQYVARNLSHRSGGFCSAEDADSPPERGMQPKEGAFYVWTVKEVQQLLSEPVPGATEPLTSGQLLMKHYGLTEAGNISPSQDPKGELHGRNVLTVRYSLELTAARFGLDVEAVRTLLNTGLEKLFQARKHRPRPHLDSKMLASWNGLMVSGFAVTGAVLGLERLINYATNGAKFLKRHMFDMASGRLMRTCYAGSGGTVEHSNPPCWGFLEDYAFVVRGLLDLYEASQESSWLEWALRLQDAQDRLFWDSRGGGYFCSEAELGAGLPLRLKDDQDGAEPSANSVSAHNLLRLHGFTGHKDWMDKCVSLLTAFSERLRRVPVALPEMVRALSAHQQTLKQIVICGDPQAKDTKALLQCVHSIYIPNKVLILANGDPSSFLSRQLPFLSTLRRLEDRATAYVCENQACSMPITEPCELRKLLHQ, from the exons ATGAGCCACCTTTCTTcaccccccccaaaacacaagGGGGAGCACAAAGGCCACGGTCTCCCCCGTGGTTCAGAAAG GGGTAGCTCTTCCCGGGACAAGGACCGAAGTGTGACGGTCAGCAGTTCAGGGCCCATGCCcgctggagggaagggaagccGGACCAACTGCTCCCCATCCACACCCCAGAAGGTCCCCAACCGCCTGATCAATGAGAAGTCACCGTACCTCCTGCAGCATGCCTACAACCCTGTGGACTG GTACCCCTGGGGACAGGAAGCCTTCGACAAggccaggaaagaaaacaagccaATTTTCCTTTCAG TGGGGTACTCCACCTGCCACTGGTGCCACATGATGGAGGAGGAGTCCTTCCAGAATGAGGAGATTGGCCGCCTGCTCAGTGAGGACTTTGTCAGCGTGAAAGTGGACCGGGAAGAGCGGCCAGATGTGGACAAGGTGTATATGACCTTCGTACAA GCCACCAGCAGTGGTGGGGGCTGGCCCATGAACGTGTGGTTGACTCCCAACCTCCAGCCCTTTGTGGGGGGCACCTACTTTCCCCCTGAGGATGGCTTGACCCGAGTTGGCTTCCGCACGGTGTTGCTGAGGATACGGGAGCAG TGGAAACAGAACAAGAACACCCTGCTAGAGAACAGCCAACGTGTCACCGCAGCCCTACTGGCCCGCTCAGAGATCAGCATGGGTGACCGCCAGCTGCCGCCCTCTGGTGCCACCATGAACAGCCGCTGCTTCCAGCAGCTGGACGAGGGCTATGACGAGGAGTACGGGGGCTTCGCCGAGGCCCCCAAGTTCCCCACACCGG TGATCCTGAGCTTCCTGTTCTCCTACTGGCTCAGCCATCGACTCACCCAGGATGGCTCTCGGGCCCAGCAGATGGCCTTGCACACCCTGAAGATGATGGCTAACGGGGGCATCCGAGACCACGTGGGACAG GGCTTCCACCGCTACTCCACGGACCGCCAGTGGCACATCCCCCACTTTGAGAAGATGCTGTACGACCAGGCGCAGCTCGCGGTGGCCTATTCACAGGCCTTCCAG ATCTCTGGTGACGAGTTCTACTCCGATGTTGCCAGAGGCATCCTGCAGTACGTGGCTCGGAACCTGAGTCATCGG TCTGGAGGCTTCTGTAGCGCAGAGGACGCAGACTCGCCCCCAGAGCGGGGCATGCAGCCCAAAGAGGGTGCCTTCTACGTGTGGACGGTCAAAGAGGTCCAGCAGCTACTTTCTGAGCCTGTGCCGGGTGCCACGGAGCCCCTGACCTCGGGCCAGCTCCTCATGAAGCATTACGGGCTCACGGAGGCGGGCAACATCAGTCCCAGTCAG GACCCCAAGGGGGAGCTGCACGGCCGGAATGTGCTGACTGTCCGCTATTCTCTGGAACTGACCGCTGCCCGCTTCGGCCTGGACGTGGAGGCCGTGCGGACCTTGCTCAATACGGGGCTGGAGAAGCTCTTCCAGGCCCGGAAACATCGGCCGAGGCCGCACCTGGACAGCAAGATGCTGGCTTCCTGGAACG GACTGATGGTGTCTGGGTTCGCTGTGACTGGGGCTGTCCTGGGCCTGGAGAGGCTGATCAACTATGCCACCAATGGTGCCAAGTTCCTGAAGCGGCATATGTTTGACATGGCCAGCGGCCGCCTCATGCGGACATGCTATGCAGGCTCCGGGGGAACCGTGGAGCACAG caacccgCCCTgctggggcttcctggaggactATGCCTTCGTAGTGCGGGGCCTACTGGACCTGTACGAGGCCTCGCAGGAGAGCTCGTGGCTCGAGTGGGCTCTGAGGCTGCAGGATGCCCAGGACAGGCTCTTCTGGGACTCCCGAGGTGGCGGCTACTTCTGCAGCGAGGCCGAGCTGGGGGCTGGTCTGCCCCTGCGTCTGAAGGACG ACCAGGATggcgcagagcccagtgccaaCTCCGTCTCGGCCCACAATCTGCTTCGGCTGCACGGCTTTACCGGCCACAAAGACTGGATGGACAAGTGCGTGAGCCTGTTGACCGCCTTCTCTGAGCGCCTGCGCCGTGTGCCCGTGGCCTTGCCCGAGATGGTCCGCGCCCTCTCAGCCCATCAGCAGACCCtcaagcag ATCGTGATCTGTGGAGACCCCCAGGCCAAGGACACCAAGGCTCTGTTGCAGTGTGTCCACTCCATCTACATTCCTAACAAG GTGCTGATCTTGGCCAACGGGGACCCCTCCAGCTTCCTGTCCCGTCAGCTGCCCTTTCTGAGTACCCTGCGACGGCTAGAAGACCGGGCCACGGCCTACGTGTGTGAGAATCAAGCCTGCTCAATGCCCATCACGGAGCCCTGTGAGTTACGAAAACTGCTACATCAGTGA
- the LOC122205859 gene encoding uncharacterized protein LOC122205859, with amino-acid sequence MPPPQPPRWLPLPSTLLSFLLSAPRDPLEAVDLSQGFELEHVAPNRSSQSQSPGPQDQLRSREKLPRRDLRWPRVCRREWKHGAGLCWLLACKVLPTSHPVSQFFPLEFQYGWEGSRRTGASRGCSRTPLLPGERVLECLQLSTRAHARVPREPRPAPPSRVPGLSQLLLPLTASAAPKGCRCPGAERRGSAGRWSEVGRRGRRALDVRKALPHLWEGGHGGGTKKLCLHLLEEEEASAVFTVP; translated from the exons atgccgccgccgcagccgccgcggTGGCTGCCGCTGCC GTCAACACTCCTGagcttcctcctctctgcccctaggGATCCTTTGGAAGCCGTGGATCTCTCGCAGGGGTTCGAGCTCGAACACGTGGCCCCAAACAGGTCAAGCCAGTCCCAGAGCCCAGGTCCCCAAGATCagctgaggagcagagagaagctcCCTCGAAGGGACCTGCGGTGGCCTCGGGTGTGTAGGAGGGAGTGGAAGCACGGAGCTGGGCTTTGCTGGCTCTTGGCCTGCAAGGTCTTACCAACCTCCCACCCCgtgtctcagtttttccctctcGAGTTCCAGTACGGCTGGGAAGGCAGCCGCAGGACAGGAGCTTCTCGTGGCTGCTCTCGCACACCTCTGCTACCGGGGGAGCGGGTCCTCGAGTGTCTGCAGCTCTCCACTCGCGCACACGCTCGTGTGCCCCGGGAACCTCGCCCCGCCCCACCTTCGCGAGTCCCCGGGCTCAGTCAGCTCCTGCTCCCTCTCACCGCCAGCGCCGCCCCAAAAGGCTGTAGGTGCCCGGGTGCAGAGCGCCGCGGGAGCGCTGGGCGCTGGAGCGAGGTGGGGCGGAGAGGGCGTCGAGCATTAGACGTCCGGAAAGCACTTCCCCACCTCTGGGAAGGTGGACACGGCGGCGGGACCAAGAAG CTGTGCCTGCACctcctggaggaagaggaagcttCAGCAGTTTTTACTGTACCCTGA
- the SPATA20 gene encoding spermatogenesis-associated protein 20 isoform X3, whose amino-acid sequence MLGARTWLGRGLLLPCARAGLAASPRYGRVNWPRVWPHGSPSLHLPARARGSSSRDKDRSVTVSSSGPMPAGGKGSRTNCSPSTPQKVPNRLINEKSPYLLQHAYNPVDWYPWGQEAFDKARKENKPIFLSVGYSTCHWCHMMEEESFQNEEIGRLLSEDFVSVKVDREERPDVDKVYMTFVQATSSGGGWPMNVWLTPNLQPFVGGTYFPPEDGLTRVGFRTVLLRIREQWKQNKNTLLENSQRVTAALLARSEISMGDRQLPPSGATMNSRCFQQLDEGYDEEYGGFAEAPKFPTPVILSFLFSYWLSHRLTQDGSRAQQMALHTLKMMANGGIRDHVGQGFHRYSTDRQWHIPHFEKMLYDQAQLAVAYSQAFQISGDEFYSDVARGILQYVARNLSHRSGGFCSAEDADSPPERGMQPKEGAFYVWTVKEVQQLLSEPVPGATEPLTSGQLLMKHYGLTEAGNISPSQDPKGELHGRNVLTVRYSLELTAARFGLDVEAVRTLLNTGLEKLFQARKHRPRPHLDSKMLASWNGLMVSGFAVTGAVLGLERLINYATNGAKFLKRHMFDMASGRLMRTCYAGSGGTVEHSNPPCWGFLEDYAFVVRGLLDLYEASQESSWLEWALRLQDAQDRLFWDSRGGGYFCSEAELGAGLPLRLKDDQDGAEPSANSVSAHNLLRLHGFTGHKDWMDKCVSLLTAFSERLRRVPVALPEMVRALSAHQQTLKQIVICGDPQAKDTKALLQCVHSIYIPNKVLILANGDPSSFLSRQLPFLSTLRRLEDRATAYVCENQACSMPITEPCELRKLLHQ is encoded by the exons ATGCTGGGCGCTCGGACCTGGCTGGGCCGCGGCCTCCTGCTGCCCTGCGCCCGGGCGGGCCTCGCCGCGAGCCCCAGGTACGGGCGGGTGAACTGGCCAC GGGTCTGGCCTCATGGAAGT CCCTCACTGCACCTGCCTGCCCGTGCCAGGGGTAGCTCTTCCCGGGACAAGGACCGAAGTGTGACGGTCAGCAGTTCAGGGCCCATGCCcgctggagggaagggaagccGGACCAACTGCTCCCCATCCACACCCCAGAAGGTCCCCAACCGCCTGATCAATGAGAAGTCACCGTACCTCCTGCAGCATGCCTACAACCCTGTGGACTG GTACCCCTGGGGACAGGAAGCCTTCGACAAggccaggaaagaaaacaagccaATTTTCCTTTCAG TGGGGTACTCCACCTGCCACTGGTGCCACATGATGGAGGAGGAGTCCTTCCAGAATGAGGAGATTGGCCGCCTGCTCAGTGAGGACTTTGTCAGCGTGAAAGTGGACCGGGAAGAGCGGCCAGATGTGGACAAGGTGTATATGACCTTCGTACAA GCCACCAGCAGTGGTGGGGGCTGGCCCATGAACGTGTGGTTGACTCCCAACCTCCAGCCCTTTGTGGGGGGCACCTACTTTCCCCCTGAGGATGGCTTGACCCGAGTTGGCTTCCGCACGGTGTTGCTGAGGATACGGGAGCAG TGGAAACAGAACAAGAACACCCTGCTAGAGAACAGCCAACGTGTCACCGCAGCCCTACTGGCCCGCTCAGAGATCAGCATGGGTGACCGCCAGCTGCCGCCCTCTGGTGCCACCATGAACAGCCGCTGCTTCCAGCAGCTGGACGAGGGCTATGACGAGGAGTACGGGGGCTTCGCCGAGGCCCCCAAGTTCCCCACACCGG TGATCCTGAGCTTCCTGTTCTCCTACTGGCTCAGCCATCGACTCACCCAGGATGGCTCTCGGGCCCAGCAGATGGCCTTGCACACCCTGAAGATGATGGCTAACGGGGGCATCCGAGACCACGTGGGACAG GGCTTCCACCGCTACTCCACGGACCGCCAGTGGCACATCCCCCACTTTGAGAAGATGCTGTACGACCAGGCGCAGCTCGCGGTGGCCTATTCACAGGCCTTCCAG ATCTCTGGTGACGAGTTCTACTCCGATGTTGCCAGAGGCATCCTGCAGTACGTGGCTCGGAACCTGAGTCATCGG TCTGGAGGCTTCTGTAGCGCAGAGGACGCAGACTCGCCCCCAGAGCGGGGCATGCAGCCCAAAGAGGGTGCCTTCTACGTGTGGACGGTCAAAGAGGTCCAGCAGCTACTTTCTGAGCCTGTGCCGGGTGCCACGGAGCCCCTGACCTCGGGCCAGCTCCTCATGAAGCATTACGGGCTCACGGAGGCGGGCAACATCAGTCCCAGTCAG GACCCCAAGGGGGAGCTGCACGGCCGGAATGTGCTGACTGTCCGCTATTCTCTGGAACTGACCGCTGCCCGCTTCGGCCTGGACGTGGAGGCCGTGCGGACCTTGCTCAATACGGGGCTGGAGAAGCTCTTCCAGGCCCGGAAACATCGGCCGAGGCCGCACCTGGACAGCAAGATGCTGGCTTCCTGGAACG GACTGATGGTGTCTGGGTTCGCTGTGACTGGGGCTGTCCTGGGCCTGGAGAGGCTGATCAACTATGCCACCAATGGTGCCAAGTTCCTGAAGCGGCATATGTTTGACATGGCCAGCGGCCGCCTCATGCGGACATGCTATGCAGGCTCCGGGGGAACCGTGGAGCACAG caacccgCCCTgctggggcttcctggaggactATGCCTTCGTAGTGCGGGGCCTACTGGACCTGTACGAGGCCTCGCAGGAGAGCTCGTGGCTCGAGTGGGCTCTGAGGCTGCAGGATGCCCAGGACAGGCTCTTCTGGGACTCCCGAGGTGGCGGCTACTTCTGCAGCGAGGCCGAGCTGGGGGCTGGTCTGCCCCTGCGTCTGAAGGACG ACCAGGATggcgcagagcccagtgccaaCTCCGTCTCGGCCCACAATCTGCTTCGGCTGCACGGCTTTACCGGCCACAAAGACTGGATGGACAAGTGCGTGAGCCTGTTGACCGCCTTCTCTGAGCGCCTGCGCCGTGTGCCCGTGGCCTTGCCCGAGATGGTCCGCGCCCTCTCAGCCCATCAGCAGACCCtcaagcag ATCGTGATCTGTGGAGACCCCCAGGCCAAGGACACCAAGGCTCTGTTGCAGTGTGTCCACTCCATCTACATTCCTAACAAG GTGCTGATCTTGGCCAACGGGGACCCCTCCAGCTTCCTGTCCCGTCAGCTGCCCTTTCTGAGTACCCTGCGACGGCTAGAAGACCGGGCCACGGCCTACGTGTGTGAGAATCAAGCCTGCTCAATGCCCATCACGGAGCCCTGTGAGTTACGAAAACTGCTACATCAGTGA
- the SPATA20 gene encoding spermatogenesis-associated protein 20 isoform X1 — MSHLSSPPPKHKGEHKGHGLPRGSERGSSSRDKDRSVTVSSSGPMPAGGKGSRTNCSPSTPQKVPNRLINEKSPYLLQHAYNPVDWYPWGQEAFDKARKENKPIFLSVGYSTCHWCHMMEEESFQNEEIGRLLSEDFVSVKVDREERPDVDKVYMTFVQATSSGGGWPMNVWLTPNLQPFVGGTYFPPEDGLTRVGFRTVLLRIREQWKQNKNTLLENSQRVTAALLARSEISMGDRQLPPSGATMNSRCFQQLDEGYDEEYGGFAEAPKFPTPVILSFLFSYWLSHRLTQDGSRAQQMALHTLKMMANGGIRDHVGQGFHRYSTDRQWHIPHFEKMLYDQAQLAVAYSQAFQISGDEFYSDVARGILQYVARNLSHRSGGFCSAEDADSPPERGMQPKEGAFYVWTVKEVQQLLSEPVPGATEPLTSGQLLMKHYGLTEAGNISPSQDPKGELHGRNVLTVRYSLELTAARFGLDVEAVRTLLNTGLEKLFQARKHRPRPHLDSKMLASWNGLMVSGFAVTGAVLGLERLINYATNGAKFLKRHMFDMASGRLMRTCYAGSGGTVEHSNPPCWGFLEDYAFVVRGLLDLYEASQESSWLEWALRLQDAQDRLFWDSRGGGYFCSEAELGAGLPLRLKDGQWWAWSWPGPDQDGAEPSANSVSAHNLLRLHGFTGHKDWMDKCVSLLTAFSERLRRVPVALPEMVRALSAHQQTLKQIVICGDPQAKDTKALLQCVHSIYIPNKVLILANGDPSSFLSRQLPFLSTLRRLEDRATAYVCENQACSMPITEPCELRKLLHQ, encoded by the exons ATGAGCCACCTTTCTTcaccccccccaaaacacaagGGGGAGCACAAAGGCCACGGTCTCCCCCGTGGTTCAGAAAG GGGTAGCTCTTCCCGGGACAAGGACCGAAGTGTGACGGTCAGCAGTTCAGGGCCCATGCCcgctggagggaagggaagccGGACCAACTGCTCCCCATCCACACCCCAGAAGGTCCCCAACCGCCTGATCAATGAGAAGTCACCGTACCTCCTGCAGCATGCCTACAACCCTGTGGACTG GTACCCCTGGGGACAGGAAGCCTTCGACAAggccaggaaagaaaacaagccaATTTTCCTTTCAG TGGGGTACTCCACCTGCCACTGGTGCCACATGATGGAGGAGGAGTCCTTCCAGAATGAGGAGATTGGCCGCCTGCTCAGTGAGGACTTTGTCAGCGTGAAAGTGGACCGGGAAGAGCGGCCAGATGTGGACAAGGTGTATATGACCTTCGTACAA GCCACCAGCAGTGGTGGGGGCTGGCCCATGAACGTGTGGTTGACTCCCAACCTCCAGCCCTTTGTGGGGGGCACCTACTTTCCCCCTGAGGATGGCTTGACCCGAGTTGGCTTCCGCACGGTGTTGCTGAGGATACGGGAGCAG TGGAAACAGAACAAGAACACCCTGCTAGAGAACAGCCAACGTGTCACCGCAGCCCTACTGGCCCGCTCAGAGATCAGCATGGGTGACCGCCAGCTGCCGCCCTCTGGTGCCACCATGAACAGCCGCTGCTTCCAGCAGCTGGACGAGGGCTATGACGAGGAGTACGGGGGCTTCGCCGAGGCCCCCAAGTTCCCCACACCGG TGATCCTGAGCTTCCTGTTCTCCTACTGGCTCAGCCATCGACTCACCCAGGATGGCTCTCGGGCCCAGCAGATGGCCTTGCACACCCTGAAGATGATGGCTAACGGGGGCATCCGAGACCACGTGGGACAG GGCTTCCACCGCTACTCCACGGACCGCCAGTGGCACATCCCCCACTTTGAGAAGATGCTGTACGACCAGGCGCAGCTCGCGGTGGCCTATTCACAGGCCTTCCAG ATCTCTGGTGACGAGTTCTACTCCGATGTTGCCAGAGGCATCCTGCAGTACGTGGCTCGGAACCTGAGTCATCGG TCTGGAGGCTTCTGTAGCGCAGAGGACGCAGACTCGCCCCCAGAGCGGGGCATGCAGCCCAAAGAGGGTGCCTTCTACGTGTGGACGGTCAAAGAGGTCCAGCAGCTACTTTCTGAGCCTGTGCCGGGTGCCACGGAGCCCCTGACCTCGGGCCAGCTCCTCATGAAGCATTACGGGCTCACGGAGGCGGGCAACATCAGTCCCAGTCAG GACCCCAAGGGGGAGCTGCACGGCCGGAATGTGCTGACTGTCCGCTATTCTCTGGAACTGACCGCTGCCCGCTTCGGCCTGGACGTGGAGGCCGTGCGGACCTTGCTCAATACGGGGCTGGAGAAGCTCTTCCAGGCCCGGAAACATCGGCCGAGGCCGCACCTGGACAGCAAGATGCTGGCTTCCTGGAACG GACTGATGGTGTCTGGGTTCGCTGTGACTGGGGCTGTCCTGGGCCTGGAGAGGCTGATCAACTATGCCACCAATGGTGCCAAGTTCCTGAAGCGGCATATGTTTGACATGGCCAGCGGCCGCCTCATGCGGACATGCTATGCAGGCTCCGGGGGAACCGTGGAGCACAG caacccgCCCTgctggggcttcctggaggactATGCCTTCGTAGTGCGGGGCCTACTGGACCTGTACGAGGCCTCGCAGGAGAGCTCGTGGCTCGAGTGGGCTCTGAGGCTGCAGGATGCCCAGGACAGGCTCTTCTGGGACTCCCGAGGTGGCGGCTACTTCTGCAGCGAGGCCGAGCTGGGGGCTGGTCTGCCCCTGCGTCTGAAGGACGGTCAGTGGTGGGCTTGGAGCTGGCCTGGACCCG ACCAGGATggcgcagagcccagtgccaaCTCCGTCTCGGCCCACAATCTGCTTCGGCTGCACGGCTTTACCGGCCACAAAGACTGGATGGACAAGTGCGTGAGCCTGTTGACCGCCTTCTCTGAGCGCCTGCGCCGTGTGCCCGTGGCCTTGCCCGAGATGGTCCGCGCCCTCTCAGCCCATCAGCAGACCCtcaagcag ATCGTGATCTGTGGAGACCCCCAGGCCAAGGACACCAAGGCTCTGTTGCAGTGTGTCCACTCCATCTACATTCCTAACAAG GTGCTGATCTTGGCCAACGGGGACCCCTCCAGCTTCCTGTCCCGTCAGCTGCCCTTTCTGAGTACCCTGCGACGGCTAGAAGACCGGGCCACGGCCTACGTGTGTGAGAATCAAGCCTGCTCAATGCCCATCACGGAGCCCTGTGAGTTACGAAAACTGCTACATCAGTGA